The genomic region AACTTTTATCGAATTATTTTCTTCGTCCTTAAAGCCGTAGATGTTTTTAAAGACAAGCTTGATATCTGTGTTTTGGTTTTTATCGGAATAGGTCATTTTAGTTAAAGATAACACTTCAGTGCCTTCATGTTGGTTATAAATTTCTTTAGCTATGCTACCAATATCCTTACTGTAAATTACATCTTCATTTTTATAAATATACAATTCACTTTTTTTATCATTGGCAGTTACTAAAAAGTCCCCAAGTTTAAGCTCAGAGCTAGCATGGATGTTTAGTGTAAAATGACCAAAGTGCTGATATTGATTAATGTCTATTAACTCATCTTCTGAAAGGTGTATTCTAAAATATTCTCGCCTTTGTCTAAAGTGGTCATGGCGACTTCTTTGTAGTTCAAAACCAAAGACATCTTTGGTATCCCTTAGTAGACTGAATCCGTCAGGCAAATAGCTTAACTTACTCAAATCATGGTTGCTATTAAAGTAAATGATGATACTGCTAAGCTCATACCTATCTTCTACTGATAGTTCTTTCTGAGGCTGAATTTCTCCATTTTTAAGCATGTCATGTTCTGTTAGTAACCTTTCAAAACGGGTGTTTTGACTGGAAATGGAGGTGGAATAAGCGCTCCAAGGCCCAATGACTGACAAGATGGCTATCACAGCTAATGAGATAGGGATTACTATACCTCTTTTGCGCGACGAAAAAATGTGGTAAAGCATAATCCCTACTAACCACAGCCCTGCTACTAAAGCAAAGTACCTTCTTTCAGTAAATCCATAGGCAGATATCCTAATATACAAAGAAACTAGCATCATCACTAAAAGGGGAAGTGAAAGCTTAGGGAGGTAGCTTTTAAACATGGAAGTCCATTTACTTGTTTTTTTAAGGGGAGATATGGCTAACAAAACTGCAGTAGACAACATTAGATACCAAAGGACCAAATTCGCAACAACACCTTGGGGAAGCTCTCTTGCCAAGAGTATGTTACCGAAATATATATATAAAATTAAGGTATAGGCAGCTATTAGAGGCGTTAAAATATACCTTAAAAGAACGCTAATAACTTTAGGGTAATCATTAACAGTCAAATATTGGTGATTCTTAGGTATATCTGCTAGAAAGAAGGCCGGGGCAAAGACTCCTACAACAATTAGCCAGATATCTAAATAAGCTTTAGAGGAGATGTTGATAGAAAAAAGCAGGTTTATTGTCAACAATAATGCTGAAACACCCATAAATAATATCATTGAGTATAGATAGGTAATAAAAAAACTTGTAAATAATCGGATAACATATAGCTCAAACTTAGGTGCCTTAAAAAAGAATGGGATGAAAGTAAAAGCTAGGGTAAAAGCCAGAAAGAGGGCTGCATACCTTGTAACAGTTACCATAGTAATTTCTTTCAACATAAAAATTAGAAAAGATAACAAAAGTAAAAAAAGTAAGCTAAAAATAACGGTTTTTACTTTGTTTGTTTTTATTTGCACCTTTTCACAAAGTGCTTGTGCAGACAGGGAAATAGGAACCCCTAATCCAAAAGTCATACCTAACCTTATAAATAACTGGTGTTGCTCCAAAGTAGGAAAACTTAGTCTATTAGCCAAGATAAAAGCCAAAGTAGCCAATACAGAAAATAATACTGAAATAGGAAAGCGGTTACAGGCAGATAATATCTTCTGAAAAAGTATATATATTTGGTTTTTAAAATACAAAGTAAACTCACTCCTTTTAACCTAATAATATCATGAAATCACCCTTTAAAGTAAGTCGCAGTAAGAACATTATATTTATACTAGCAGTGATATTTTCCCAATAAACGGAGATATTAAAAAAGTGAGGTGATGAATTTGAAACTATTTAGACTGTTATACTCAATGAAAACTGGAATTGTACTTTTAGTTATTTTAGCTTCTGTATCTGTAATTGGTACTTTAATTCCACAAGAGAGGCCTATGGGGTGGTACCAAGAAAATTATAGTCATAGGGTTTTTACCGCTATAGAGATGTTTAATTTAGATGATATGTACCACAGTAGGTGGTTTTTCGGGTTATTTATTTTGTTATCCCTAAACCTACTTTTATGTAGCATAGTTAGGCTTCCAAAGGTATATCAAAGGTTTAAAAAACCGTACATGATAAATGGGAATAAATTTAGAGTTCGCGATCTTGAGGTTAATAGCTTAAAGAAAGTAGTTACAGATCTGGGGTTCAAAAAAACAGCTGTTGAAGGAGGTACATTACATAGCAAAAAAGGATTTGCAGGATTTTTTGGTTCGTGGTTAACTCACCTAGGTATGCTGATTATTATAGTTGGGTATGTTGCCGGTATATATCTTGGGTTTAATTATCAAGTAGTGGGAGTAGTAGGAGATAATGTGGCGGTTTCTGGTACTGATGTTGAGGTTTATATAGATGACTTTGTGGTTGATTATAGAGAGGACAATACAGTAGATCAATACTATTCCTATGTAACGGTTAGTGATGGGCAAGAGAATAGAAGTGGAGAGATCTCTGTTAATAACCCTTTGGCCCATGATAAGTATAACTTTTATCAGTTAGCAACTGGATGGATGTTGGATTTAGAATACACTGCCAGAGGGGAAACTACAACAAAAAGGTTGTATCAACGGGATGAAGTGATGTTAGAAGACGGTCATTTAGCAATTAGGGTGCTGGAATTTAGACCAGACGCCATAGACAACACTCCTCACCTAAAACATCCCATGTTACTTTATCAAATAGTCCAGCACGGCAGGGTTTTAGACATGAATGTAACGGAGTTTGATAAGCCAATTACATGGATGGGAAGGACAATTACCTTTACAAATCCGCAGCGATATACTGTGCTAGAGGTTTCTAACGATCCTACCTTAGGTTTTGTGAGTATAGGGGCGATTGCTTTACTAGCAGGGCTATTTTTAAGTTTTTATGTTAATCCATCATCAATACTTTGTGTACCACATCCTCAAGGGGGATATGAAGTAACAGTATACAGTGCAAAGTTTGTAGAAGAAACGATAGAAAACTTCAAAAACGAATTGGAAGGGGTTGAACAGGTTGATAGAAAGGATATTGTTTAATATTTCTTTTTTTGGGTATGGATTGACAGTAGTTTTGTATATGATTTTCATGTTTAAGCAAAATATAAAGATAGCTAAGCTTGGATTTTTTACGATAGCAACTTCGTGGGTAATTCATACAATTTCACTGCTTCTAAGGTGGTATGCAGCAGGTTATCCACCGTTAACAAACCAGTTTGAATTTGCATCTAGCTTCGCCTGGGGGATAGCTCTATGCTACATTTTTATTTATCAAAAATATCGCTACCATGGATTGGGAATTTTTATCACTCCGGTAATATTTATGATAGCTGGGTATGGGATGAGTTTATCAAGGGATATTTCTCCCTTAATGCCTGCATTGCAGAGCAATTGGCTGTTTTTTCATGTTTTTACAGCAGTGCTTAGCTATGGAGCCTTTGGTGTAGCTTTTGGGTTAGGGATTCTATTTATTGTTATGAATAAACTAAAAGATGGGAAAGATATAACTAGACATTTGCCTAAGTTAGAAAAAATTGACTCTCTGATTTATAAAACTATAGCTTTTGGGTTTTTGTTTTTAACTTTGGTTATAGTTACTGGAGCAGTGTGGGCCCAGGAGGCTTGGACAAGATATTGGGCTTGGGATCCTAAAGAAACATGGTCACTTATTACGTGGATTATCTATGCTATATTTTTACATGCTAGATTAAAAAAAGGTCTCAAAGGTCAAAAACTTGCCATGTTTGCCATTATTGGTTTTGCCAGTGTGTTGTTTACCTACATGGGTGTAAACATGTTGTTGCCAAGCATCCACAGCTATATGTAGAAAATATTTATGACAAAAAATGAGGTGATTAAACAGTGAGAGATTGGCAAAAGGTAGTTCTAGCTTTAGCGGCAGTTTTAGTTTTGGGTATAGCTGTTTATAGTTATATGGGAGGCAGAGATGCAGCTGATGAGCAACCACCTAGAGATCCAGGTGGTCAGGAAGGACCAGAACAGGAAGATAAAATTTTAGACCCAGCCCATTGGGAGGATGAACATCCTGAGATTTATCAATCATATATGAGGAATACCCCCGATGACGATGATAATGTAAAGCGTGGCTCTGATCAACAGGTAGATTATATAGAAAGATATCCGCAGATAGAGACGATTTATGAGGGTTTTGGATTTGCAAAAGAGTACTTTTCAACAGTAGGACACCTCTACTCATTAACTAGTGTAAGAGAGATTGCAAGACCAAAGCCAGGAGCTAACTGCTTAGCTTGTAAAACCCCAGATTATGAAGGTTTTTATGAAGAATATGGTGACGATTTATTTGCTATGGAATTTAATGAAATGGCAGAACGTGCACAGTGGAATATAACCTGTTATAGTTGTCATGGTAACGACCCAGGTAGTATTCACATTTCGGTACCACAAGCGGAGCCTGGCTTTGAGCAGGTAGACTTTGACATACCGCCAGGAACAGCAAGTTGTGCACAATGTCATGTAGAGTATTACTTTGAAGAAGAAAATATGGCTGTTGTCTTTCCATGGGAAAACGGACTAACAGTTCAGGATATGGAAGATTATTTTGACGAAAGAGACTTTGCAGATTGGGAACACCCTAGAACTGGAACGCCACTTATTAAGATACAGCATCCTGAATTTGAAATGTATACCGGTAGTCCTCATGATCAGTTAGGTATGAGCTGTGCTGATTGTCATATGCCAACAGTCGAAAGCGAAGATGGCGTGGAGTATGTTTCCCATTGGTGGAGCAGCCCACTTCATACAGCAGAAGAGTCTTGCTTAGGCTGTCACGCAAACCATGACGTCGAAAGTATAACTGAATGGGTGAGCGAAGGACAAGCAGAAGTTGAGGAAAAGCAAGTTCAAACTATGGACATGCTGGTAGAGCTGATTGAAGAACTTGCAACTAGAGTGGAAAACGATGATTTAGATGAAGAAACTCTAGAAGAAGTTAGAAGTTTACACCGACAAGCACAAATCAGATGGGATTTTGTCTTTGCGGAAAACAGTACTGGAAGTCACTATTTTGATAGAGCACATGAATATCTAGACGAAGCTATGGAGATAGCTGAAGAGGCTCTACAAATATTAGAGGAAAATTAAAAAAGACCCTACCTTGAAACCAAGGTAGGGTCTTTTTTATCCTGAGCAAAGCGAAGGATCTTATAAATTTGAGCTCTTAGGTAAGCAAACCAAGATTCTTCGGCAGGCTCAGAATGAGACAGTATAAGACACCTGCCTTAACAGTAAGGCAGGTGTCTTTTCATTAAAACCTAATCCCTTTAAGCTCAACTAAGCTTTGTTCGCTTAAAGCTTCGCCTGTGAAGATGTAGAAGATAGGAGGTAGCTTATAAAAATCCCCATCTGCTAGGCTGGAGCTAGTTACAAAATTAAAAAACATTATATCTTGGCTTAAGGATAAGCTTAACTTGTGGTCTTGATTAGTGTCGGAAATTATCTGAAGCTTATGATTAAGCTTGTTGTTTCCAAACACCAAAGAAGAAAAGCATGTATCTTGTAAATCAAAGGCAGCACCTTTGTGATGTAACCTTTCCCCTTGCATATTGTTGTACTCAGCAAAACAATCCTGAAGCTCATCAAGACATAAAAATCCTTGTGTAATTAAATTCTTGTCAAAATATTGACCGGTCTTTTGCTCTACCGTGTTGTACTGGCAGATAACCGGCATTCCCTCCATAGTGAGGTAGTGCTGGTGTATTACCAATCCTTTTAATTCATCATGCTCTTTTAGCTCTACCGTGGCTTTGATGCCATGCCAAGTATTACCTTTGTTGTCATCTAACTTTACAGCACTTAAATTGGTTTCTTCTTTAGCTATACAGCTACTGCGCAGCTTATCGCATCTAAAGGTAATTCCACCGTTCCAAGGGTTAAACCAAGATTTAGGCCCTGCCTTAGGAAATGAGCTATCCAACCAGTTTTTACCTAAGAACTGTAGGTCATAAAGGTAGGGACCAAACTTAGAGGACATAGAAAATGATAAATTTCCATTGGACACGGTATAAACGTCCATATCCTCTTTGCTAACGAGTTTTTTTTCCACTTCTTTGTTACCTTTAGGTATTATTACCCTCTCCCACTTTGAAACCACACCTTTTGTGGAGTTTTCACAGCTCAGGGTATCAATATCTAAGCTATTTTTACGCAAAGTCACATCAAAGCTGGCGTTTTGCCTGCTTTCATCTAGGCTGATCGATTTTTTAATTTTATCAAAGC from Proteinivorax hydrogeniformans harbors:
- the ccsB gene encoding c-type cytochrome biogenesis protein CcsB; amino-acid sequence: MIERILFNISFFGYGLTVVLYMIFMFKQNIKIAKLGFFTIATSWVIHTISLLLRWYAAGYPPLTNQFEFASSFAWGIALCYIFIYQKYRYHGLGIFITPVIFMIAGYGMSLSRDISPLMPALQSNWLFFHVFTAVLSYGAFGVAFGLGILFIVMNKLKDGKDITRHLPKLEKIDSLIYKTIAFGFLFLTLVIVTGAVWAQEAWTRYWAWDPKETWSLITWIIYAIFLHARLKKGLKGQKLAMFAIIGFASVLFTYMGVNMLLPSIHSYM
- a CDS encoding ammonia-forming cytochrome c nitrite reductase subunit c552, encoding MRDWQKVVLALAAVLVLGIAVYSYMGGRDAADEQPPRDPGGQEGPEQEDKILDPAHWEDEHPEIYQSYMRNTPDDDDNVKRGSDQQVDYIERYPQIETIYEGFGFAKEYFSTVGHLYSLTSVREIARPKPGANCLACKTPDYEGFYEEYGDDLFAMEFNEMAERAQWNITCYSCHGNDPGSIHISVPQAEPGFEQVDFDIPPGTASCAQCHVEYYFEEENMAVVFPWENGLTVQDMEDYFDERDFADWEHPRTGTPLIKIQHPEFEMYTGSPHDQLGMSCADCHMPTVESEDGVEYVSHWWSSPLHTAEESCLGCHANHDVESITEWVSEGQAEVEEKQVQTMDMLVELIEELATRVENDDLDEETLEEVRSLHRQAQIRWDFVFAENSTGSHYFDRAHEYLDEAMEIAEEALQILEEN
- a CDS encoding DUF4153 domain-containing protein produces the protein MYFKNQIYILFQKILSACNRFPISVLFSVLATLAFILANRLSFPTLEQHQLFIRLGMTFGLGVPISLSAQALCEKVQIKTNKVKTVIFSLLFLLLLSFLIFMLKEITMVTVTRYAALFLAFTLAFTFIPFFFKAPKFELYVIRLFTSFFITYLYSMILFMGVSALLLTINLLFSINISSKAYLDIWLIVVGVFAPAFFLADIPKNHQYLTVNDYPKVISVLLRYILTPLIAAYTLILYIYFGNILLARELPQGVVANLVLWYLMLSTAVLLAISPLKKTSKWTSMFKSYLPKLSLPLLVMMLVSLYIRISAYGFTERRYFALVAGLWLVGIMLYHIFSSRKRGIVIPISLAVIAILSVIGPWSAYSTSISSQNTRFERLLTEHDMLKNGEIQPQKELSVEDRYELSSIIIYFNSNHDLSKLSYLPDGFSLLRDTKDVFGFELQRSRHDHFRQRREYFRIHLSEDELIDINQYQHFGHFTLNIHASSELKLGDFLVTANDKKSELYIYKNEDVIYSKDIGSIAKEIYNQHEGTEVLSLTKMTYSDKNQNTDIKLVFKNIYGFKDEENNSIKVESMEFYIFFSFR
- a CDS encoding cytochrome c biogenesis protein ResB; the protein is MKLFRLLYSMKTGIVLLVILASVSVIGTLIPQERPMGWYQENYSHRVFTAIEMFNLDDMYHSRWFFGLFILLSLNLLLCSIVRLPKVYQRFKKPYMINGNKFRVRDLEVNSLKKVVTDLGFKKTAVEGGTLHSKKGFAGFFGSWLTHLGMLIIIVGYVAGIYLGFNYQVVGVVGDNVAVSGTDVEVYIDDFVVDYREDNTVDQYYSYVTVSDGQENRSGEISVNNPLAHDKYNFYQLATGWMLDLEYTARGETTTKRLYQRDEVMLEDGHLAIRVLEFRPDAIDNTPHLKHPMLLYQIVQHGRVLDMNVTEFDKPITWMGRTITFTNPQRYTVLEVSNDPTLGFVSIGAIALLAGLFLSFYVNPSSILCVPHPQGGYEVTVYSAKFVEETIENFKNELEGVEQVDRKDIV